In Phlebotomus papatasi isolate M1 chromosome 1, Ppap_2.1, whole genome shotgun sequence, the following proteins share a genomic window:
- the LOC129804963 gene encoding G2/M phase-specific E3 ubiquitin-protein ligase-like yields the protein MYCCLCKSSEQDDVLYGEFLRKGKVSVHYYCLLLTTVMEQNGKDEEGIRGFLLPDILECAQKNANKKCTYCRQTGANIACCNMKCFRFFHTVCGAKNNARYTFHDTFQSFCHRHIDLPVDAQPHDPQEACTICCNDMGQYHPINSIRTPCCSSGWFHRICLGQCALSAGYFFRCPLCNDEETFRNFLINRNVFIPDRDASWELAPQAFSELERTISCSADVCSCPRGRTMDSGHWKMRICSVCGSCGIHMNCNKIFLRRKFTCKDCEQMLSEINKQKIGEPSSGYEEPSVIVIQDSQSDVSESRDRHEIIEISDSPLHDITQRRVLRSRTKSFCLERAMAAVQDDFNKAEEIELKPENNNCPKRTLRQRTKSVLTPGSSTSTATLNSICSDSQIPETSFVSEAGNSESSRKKYTSESDAYAEIPKLTLRKRSRSLYVKTPSDIDDDIPPKLVISDKKDSKEEKTPPPKRKKSGKFKDAMMRDIFAEPRRRSRRIADQDELFVSKKRPEIVPMAPYISFLNNRNRPIRKAAIDSRLTTIKMTKYFNSDN from the exons ATGTACTGTTGCCTGTGTAAATCGTCCGAGCAGGACGATGTCCTGTATGGAGAATTTCTGCGAAAGGGCAAAGTTTCTGTGCACTATTATTGTTTG CTACTCACCACGGTGATGGAGCAAAATGGAAAAGACGAAGAGGGCATACGTGGGTTTTTGTTGCCGGATATTCTCGAATGTGCCCAGAAGAATGCAAACAAG AAATGCACGTACTGCCGGCAAACTGGAGCCAATATAGCCTGCTGCAACATGAAATGCTTCAGATTCTTCCATACTGTGTGTGGAGCGAAGAATAATGCTCGGTACACCTTCCACGACACTTTTCAGTCTTTCTGCCATCGTCATATTGATTTGCCGGTTGATGCCCAACCTCATGATCCCCAAGAGGCTTGTACGATTTGCTGCAACGACATGGGGCAGTATCATCCAATCAATTCTATCCGGACTCCTTGCTGTTCGTCTGGATGGTTCCACAGAATTTGCCTGGGGCAATGTGCTCTGTCAGCTGGTTATTTCTTTCGGTGTCCTCTGTGCAATGACGAGGAAACCTTCAGGAATTTTCTCATCAACCGCAATGTCTTCATTCCAGACAG AGACGCCTCTTGGGAATTAGCTCCACAGGCCTTCTCGGAGCTCGAACGCACGATATCTTGCAGTGCTGATGTCTGCTCTTGTCCCAGAGGACGTACGATGGATTCAGGTCATTGGAAGATGAGAATATGCAGTGTTTGTGGTTCATGTGGTATCCAcatgaattgcaataaaatattccTTCGTCGAAAATTCACTTGCAAAGATTGCGAGCAAATGCTATCAGAGATCAACAAGCAGAAGATTGGAGAGCCTTCCAGTGGCTACGAAGAGCCTTCAGTTATTGTCATTCAGGACTCTCAAAGTGATGTTTCAGAGAGTCGTGATAGGCATGAGATAATTGAGATTTCTGATTCTCCGTTGCATGATATTACTCAGAGGCGGGTTCTACGGTCCAGGACAAAATCATTTTGTCTAGAGCGGGCTATGGCTGCAGTTCAGGATGATTTTAATAAGGCAGAAGAGATTGAATTGAAACCTGAAAATAATAATTGTCCGAAGAGAACTCTTAGACAACGAACTAAGAGTGTTCTTACTCCAGGCTCATCCACTAGCACAGCTACTCTGAATTCTATTTGTAGCGATAGCCAGATCCCAGAGACATCCTTTGTCTCTGAGGCAGGTAACAGTGAGAGCTCCCGTAAGAAGTACACCAGTGAAAGTGACGCATATgccgaaattccaaaattgaCCCTCAGGAAACGCTCCCGATCCTTGTACGTCAAGACACCAAGCGATATCGATGATGACATTCCTCCAAAATTGGTGATCTCAGACAAGAAGGATTCTAAGGAGGAGAAAACACCTCCGCCGAAGCGTAAGAAATCAGGGAAATTTAAGGACGCGATGATGAGGGATATTTTCGCGGAACCACGTCGTCGATCTCGAAGAATCGCGGATCAGGATGAGCTTTTTGTTTCAAAAAAGAGACCAGAAATTGTTCCCATGGCTCCTTACATATCATTTCTCAACAACCGCAACCGACCAATTCGGAAGGCAGCGATTGATAGTCGCCTGACCACGATCAAAATGACGAAATACTTCAACAGTGACAACTGA
- the LOC129805518 gene encoding uncharacterized protein LOC129805518 isoform X1: MPSQTAMERKVLYAFRGWIAFIAFMDFGTAIRCYIERRSFLGDHMEAQFLEGSCPRAPGDIPGDSPSPSFSGDFTVSRILGMYCILKAIALVHCTLYIHYKPIVSMGGCGLALTMVLYFTEALYYRSSTFSFYVTFPCILNFITLAGLIYIPRRLRLWDPHADIDDENSQLLKQMGGFKKRRGPKKNCIS; the protein is encoded by the exons ATGCCCAGTCAAACTGCCATGGAGAGAAAAGTCCTCTATGCTTTTCGAG GCTGGATAGCATTTATAGCCTTTATGGACTTTGGCACAGCGATACGATGCTACATCGAGAGACGGAGCTTCCTTGGGGACCACATGGAGGCACAATTCCTTGAAGGTTCCTGTCCCAGAGCACCCGGTGACATTCCCGGAGATTCACCATCTCCCTCCTTTTCAGGTGATTTCACCGTGTCCCGCATCCTGGGAATGTATTGCATTCTTAAGGCAATAGCTTTAGTTCACTGCACCCTCTACATTCACTACAAACC GATCGTGAGCATGGGGGGCTGTGGATTGGCTTTGACCATGGTGCTGTACTTTACGGAGGCCTTGTATTATCGCTCTAGCACTTTCAGTTTCTACGTTACATTTCCCTGCATTTTAAATT TCATCACCCTTGCAGGGTTAATTTACATCCCCCGACGCCTAAGACTGTGGGATCCCCATGCGGATATTGACGATGAAAATTCGCAACTGTTGAAGCAAATGGGCGGCTTCAAGAAAAGACGAGGCCCCAAGAAGAACTGCATCAGTTAA
- the LOC129805518 gene encoding uncharacterized protein LOC129805518 isoform X2 gives MPSQTAMERKVLYAFRGWIAFIAFMDFGTAIRCYIERRSFLGDHMEAQFLEGDFTVSRILGMYCILKAIALVHCTLYIHYKPIVSMGGCGLALTMVLYFTEALYYRSSTFSFYVTFPCILNFITLAGLIYIPRRLRLWDPHADIDDENSQLLKQMGGFKKRRGPKKNCIS, from the exons ATGCCCAGTCAAACTGCCATGGAGAGAAAAGTCCTCTATGCTTTTCGAG GCTGGATAGCATTTATAGCCTTTATGGACTTTGGCACAGCGATACGATGCTACATCGAGAGACGGAGCTTCCTTGGGGACCACATGGAGGCACAATTCCTTGAAG GTGATTTCACCGTGTCCCGCATCCTGGGAATGTATTGCATTCTTAAGGCAATAGCTTTAGTTCACTGCACCCTCTACATTCACTACAAACC GATCGTGAGCATGGGGGGCTGTGGATTGGCTTTGACCATGGTGCTGTACTTTACGGAGGCCTTGTATTATCGCTCTAGCACTTTCAGTTTCTACGTTACATTTCCCTGCATTTTAAATT TCATCACCCTTGCAGGGTTAATTTACATCCCCCGACGCCTAAGACTGTGGGATCCCCATGCGGATATTGACGATGAAAATTCGCAACTGTTGAAGCAAATGGGCGGCTTCAAGAAAAGACGAGGCCCCAAGAAGAACTGCATCAGTTAA
- the LOC129805579 gene encoding mitochondrial translation release factor in rescue yields MQELCKVIRILPLRSFPRGSIDVRITLKALKSTIDRSRFPRLLEEDLDENFVRGSGPGGQAVNKTSNCCVLRHKPTGITVKCHIHRSVSQNRKEAREILARKLDNHLNGELSVENQQKQIEKLKTRETDRRRKKLQELKKQWKEREQD; encoded by the coding sequence ATGCAAGAATTGTGTAAAGTAATTAGAATCCTGCCCCTGAGGAGCTTCCCGAGAGGTTCTATTGACGTAAGAATTACACTGAAGGCGCTGAAGTCCACAATCGATCGCTCACGCTTTCCTCGGCTCCTGGAAGAGGATCTCGATGAGAATTTTGTCCGGGGAAGTGGTCCAGGTGGCCAGGCAGTCAATAAAACCTCCAACTGCTGTGTTTTGCGACACAAACCCACGGGAATCACTGTAAAATGTCATATTCATCGGTCAGTGAGTCAGAACAGGAAGGAAGCTAGGGAAATTCTTGCGCGGAAGCTAGATAATCATCTCAATGGGGAACTTTCGGTGGAAAATCAGCAAAAACAGATCGAGAAGCTGAAGACCAGGGAGACAGATCGACGGAGGAAGAAGCTGCAAGAGCTGAAGAAGCAGTGGAAGGAACGAGAACAGGATTAA
- the LOC129805032 gene encoding RING-type E3 ubiquitin-protein ligase PPIL2, giving the protein MGKRQHQKDKMYLTYTEWSQFYGGKKEDSKDDENLRFKRLPFDHCSLSMVPFEHPYCDRNGNIFELQAIVDFLRKFKINPITGEPLEAKSLIKLNFQKNHDDLYHCPTLFKPFTKNSHIVAVATTGNVFSYEAIDQLNIKTKNWKDLIDDTPFARKDIIVLQDPGKLEKFNISTFYHIRKNLRVETEEEIAEKKDPKGRLKTISMETKDILEQLEKDYKPAEETVEEKKVADKFNAAHYSTGAVAASFTSTTMETALNHEAAIIAEDEVRYERIKKKGYVRLQTNFGPLNLELHCDIVPKTCENFIKLAAQGYYDSTRFHRSIRNFMIQGGDPTGSGTGGKSFWGKKFEDEFKPNLSHTGRGILSMANSGPNTNGSQFFITFRSCRHLDGKHTVFGKLVGGLDTLNELEKIEVDNKDRPIEDIVIQKAQVFVDPFQEVDEQLAKDRAEEAEKQQREQDEKEKKKLQAQPLVTYREGVGKYLKIQPFRPDGPSSEPTIPPKKKKNISYEFGDFSSW; this is encoded by the exons ATGGGCAAGAGACAGCACCAGAAAGATAAAAT GTACCTCACGTACACAGAATGGTCCCAATTTTATGGTGGGAAAAAGGAGGATTCCAAGGATGATGAGAATCTTCGATTTAAGAGACTCCCTTTTGATCACTGCAGCCTCTCAATGGTGCCATTTGAGCATCCATATTGCGATAGGAATGGAAATATTTTTGAGCTTCAGGCAATAGTGGACTTTTTGCGGAAGTTCAAGATAAATCCCATTACTGGAGAGCCATTGGAGGCTAAATCCCTAATCAAGCTAAACTTCCAGAAGAACCACGATGACCTGTATCACTGTCCAACTCTCTTTAAGCCCTTCACTAAGAATTCTCACATTGTAGCTGTTGCAACAACTGGGAATGTTTTCTCGTACGAAGCCATCGATCAGCTGAACATCAAGACAAAAAACTGGAAGGATCTCATCGATGACACCCCATTTGCGCGGAAGGATATTATTGTGCTGCAGGATCcgggaaaattggaaaaatttaatatatcaaCCTTCTATCATATCCGGAAAAATCTCCGAGTGGAGACTGAGGAGGAGATTGCTGAGAAGAAAGATCCCAAGGGACGCCTAAAGACCATCTCAATGGAGACCAAGGATATCTTGGAGCAACTGGAGAAGGATTACAAGCCAGCTGAGGAGACGGTAGAGGAGAAGAAGGTTGCAGATAAATTCAATGCTGCTCACTATTCAACAGGAGCCGTCGCAGCCAGCTTCACATCGACCACCATGGAAACAGCCCTGAACCACGAGGCAGCCATTATTGCCGAGGACGAAGTGAGGTACGAGAGGATTAAGAAGAAAGGCTATGTGAGGCTACAGACAAACTTCGGGCCGCTCAATCTGGAGCTCCATTGTGACATTGTGCCCAAAACCTGTGAGAACTTCATCAAACTGGCTGCGCAGGGATACTACGATTCCACTCGATTTCACAGATCCATCAGGAATTTCATGATCCAAGGCGGTGATCCAACGGGATCAGGAACTGGAGGGAAATCGTTCTGGGGGAAGAAGTTTGAAGATGAATTTAAGCCAAATCTCTCTCATACTGGCAGAGGAATTCTCTCAATGGCCAATTCAGGACCCAACACCAACGGATCTCAATT CTTCATCACCTTCCGATCCTGCAGACACTTAGACGGGAAGCATACGGTATTTGGGAAATTGGTTGGAGGTCTGGATACTCTCAATGAGCTAGAGAAGATTGAGGTGGACAACAAGGATAGACCAATTGAGGATATTGTCATACAGAAAGCACAAGTATTTGTGGATCCATTCCAAGAAGTTGATGAGCAATTGGCCAAGGATCGTGCTGAAGAGGCTGAGAAACAACAAAGGGAGCAGGATGAGAAGGAGAAGAAAAAACTCCAGGCACAGCCTCTTGTTACCTACAGAGAGGGTGTAGgcaaatatctcaaaattcaacCCTTTCGACCCGATGGACCAAGTTCTGAGCCCACAATCCCacccaaaaagaaaaagaacatttcCTACGAATTTGGCGACTTTAGTTCATGGTAA
- the LOC129804951 gene encoding differentially expressed in FDCP 6-like, with translation MAVLLRNVTNSIWHAFAALHQEQDGLVNKTKLKVLTANIATLVDLYGVERGLDHFRSTATLNFEHFKFYLAQEVFSCLPNTLTLAELRNHEAKIDEICWLVCRQKYTSQRESSIYPEESIYKLFRIFCMFSDLVVRSDGNCQVLMHSSEAVQIVQQLLNLLGLDYEAEKKYEYLVNSDLTYRFEQFLSLVEFREVREGTFECIESLYEAVDEIYQIYIKDIIKKGYLLRRGYLLPTLREYWFVLQPCELSYYKTPHLKELCGSICLDSNCMVKPFMSPSGKHDKVQRFIITSGERNFELAAHDHRSRMQWIAALQLAITYSAGKEGFQRDLTARRRQQRDATKQKRREEELERSTHMQEVEEAKVQLAREKMARVAAETQAKELEAIAREDSRRVAELEDMKLTLEKLLMEETQAKRDEEIVRALQARVLSDEWEKRSELEQLQEEQRVLLEQERQKRMEFEVKQKEKELQLKEAEKRLKELEDERQKLDIELKLSRCKIKQSEETKEMLEARLQTMQPPSREGSRVRRALSFMPSTRERQTTGADTEKRGSSIRRSDKIISTKINH, from the exons ATGGCTGTTCTGCTGCGGAATGTGACTAACAGCATCTGGCATGCTTTTGCGGCGCTGCACCAGGAGCAGGATGGCCTGGTCAACAAGACAAAGCTGAAG GTGCTGACGGCCAATATCGCAACTCTGGTCGACTTATATGGGGTGGAAAGGGGCCTGGATCACTTTCGGTCGACGGCCACGCTCAATTTTGAGCATTTCAAGTTCTACCTGGCCCAGGAGGTCTTCTCCTGCCTCCCCAACACACTCACTCTTGCCGAATTGCGAAATCACGAGGCCAAAATTGATGAG aTTTGCTGGCTGGTGTGTCGCCAAAAGTACACGAGTCAGCGCGAGAGTAGCATTTACCCCGAGGAGTCCATCTACAAACTCTTTCGTATCTTTTGCATGTTTAGTGATCTCGTGGTGAGGAGCGATGGCAATTGCCAGGTGCTAATGCACTCCTCAGAAGCTGTACAGATTGTCCAGCAATTGCTCAATCTGCTGGGATTGGACTATGAGGCAGAGAAGAAATATGAGTATCTTGTTAATTCCGATCTCACATACCGATTTGAGCAGTTCCTCTCACTTGTGGAATTTCGGGAGGTGCGTGAGGGTACTTTTGAATGTATTGAGTCTCTGTATGAGGCTGTCGATGAGATCTATCAGATCTACATCAAAGACATCATCAAGAAGGGCTATCTCCTTCGTCGTGGATATTTGTTACCAACTCTCCGAGAATATTGGTTTGTTCTTCAACCCTGTGAACTGTCCTACTACAAAACCCCACATCTCAAGGAACTCTGTGGGAGTATCTGTTTAGACTCCAATTGTATGGTAAAACCCTTCATGTCACCCTCTGGGAAACATGATAAAGTTCAGAGATTTATTATCACGTCTGGTGAAAGAAATTTTGAGTTAGCAGCTCATGATCATCGGTCCCGGATGCAATGGATTGCAGCCCTGCAGTTAGCAATAACATATTCAGCCGGTAAAGAGGGCTTTCAGCGGGATCTCACGGCTAGAAGACGCCAACAGCGTGATGCCACAAAGCAGAAGCGCCGAGAAGAGGAACTGGAACGAAGTACGCACATGCAGGAAGTGGAAGAAGCCAAAGTGCAGCTGGCACGTGAGAAGATGGCACGAGTGGCGGCTGAAACCCAAGCCAAAGAATTGGAAGCGATTGCAAGGGAGGATTCACGACGGGTGGCTGAGCTTGAGGATATGAAGTTGACCCTCGAGAAGCTCCTAATGGAAGAAACTCAGGCTAAGCGAGATGAAGAAATTGTTCGTGCCCTCCAAGCTCGTGTTCTCTCCGACGAATGGGAGAAGCGTTCAGAACTGGAGCAATTGCAGGAAGAACAGCGAGTCCTTCTCGAACAGGAACGTCAAAAGAGAATGGAATTTGAGGTGAAACAGAAAGAGAAGGAGCTCCAACTCAAAGAAGCAGAAAAGCGTCTCAAAGAACTCGAAGATGAACGACAAAAGCTAGATATTGAACTCAAACTCTCCCGTTGCAAGATTAAGCAATCCGAAGAGACAAAGGAGATGCTCGAAGCCAGACTCCAGACAATGCAACCACCATCCAGAGAGGGAAGTCGTGTCCGACGAGCCCTCTCCTTCATGCCATCCACACGTGAAAGACAAACGACAGGTGCTGATACAGAAAAGCGAGGATCATCCATCAGAAGATCAGACAAGATCATCTCAACCAAAATTAACCACTAG